From one Mustela nigripes isolate SB6536 chromosome 16, MUSNIG.SB6536, whole genome shotgun sequence genomic stretch:
- the KRT15 gene encoding LOW QUALITY PROTEIN: keratin, type I cytoskeletal 15 (The sequence of the model RefSeq protein was modified relative to this genomic sequence to represent the inferred CDS: deleted 1 base in 1 codon), whose protein sequence is MSTTFLQTSSSTFGGGSTRGGPLRVGGGGFGGGSLCGGGGSRTISASSARFVSSGSGGGYGGGMSCGFGGGACSGFGGGLGGGFGGSFGGGFGDYGGGDGGLLSGNEKITMQNLNDRLASYLEKVRALEEANTELEVKIRDWYQKQSPSSPERDYSPYFKTIEELRDKILAATIDNNRVILEIDNARLAADDFRLKYENELALRQSVEADINGLRRVLDELTLAKADLEMQIEGLNEELAYLKKNHEEEMKEYGSQLAGQVNVEMDAAPGVDLTRVLAEMREQYEAMAEKNRRDAEAWFFSKTEELNKEVASNTEMIQTSKTEITDLRRTMQGLEIELQSQLSMKTGLEGSLAETECRYATQLQQIQGLISSLEAQLSELRNEMECQNQEYKTLLDIKSRLEQEIATYRSLLEGQDARMAGIGAREASLGGSGSGKVRLNVEETVDGKVVSSRKREV, encoded by the exons ATGAGCACCACATTTCTGCAGACCTCTTCCTCCACCTTTGGGGGTGGCTCTACC AGGGGGGGCCCCCTCCGGGTTGGGGGAGGTGGCTTTGGTGGGGGGAGTCTCTGTGGGGGCGGTGGAAGCCGCACTATTTCGGCTTCTTCTGCTAGGTTCGTCTCCTCGGGGTCAGGAGGGGGCTATGGGGGCGGCATGAGCTGCGGCTTCGGTGGAGGGGCTTGTAGTGGTTTTGGGGGTGGCCTTGGAGGTGGCTTTGGTGGGAGTTTTGGCGGTGGCTTCGGTGACTACGGTGGTGGTGATGGAGGCCTCCTTTCTGGCAATGAGAAGATCACTATGCAGAACCTCAACGACCGCCTGGCCTCCTACCTGGAGAAGGTGCGGGCCCTGGAGGAGGCCAACACAGAGCTGGAGGTCAAGATCCGGGACTGGTACCAGAAGCAGAGCCCCAGCAGCCCGGAGCGGGACTACAGCCCCTACTTCAAGACCATTGAGGAGCTCCGTGACAAG ATCCTGGCGGCCACCATTGACAACAACCGGGTCATCCTGGAGATCGACAACGCCCGGCTGGCGGCGGATGACTTTAGGCTCAA gtACGAGAACGAGCTGGCCCTGCGCCAGAGCGTGGAGGCCGACATCAACGGTCTGCGCCGGGTGCTGGACGAGCTGACCTTGGCCAAGGCCGACCTGGAGATGCAGATTGAGGGTCTGAACGAGGAGCTGGCCTACCTGAAGAAGAACCACGAGGAG GAAATGAAGGAGTACGGCAGCCAGCTGGCCGGCCAGGTCAACGTGGAGATGGACGCGGCACCAGGCGTGGACTTGACCCGCGTGCTGGCCGAGATGAGGGAGCAGTATGAGGCCATGGCGGAGAAGAACCGACGGGACGCCGAGGCCTGGTTCTTCAGCAAG ACAGAGGAGCTGAACAAGGAGGTGGCCTCCAACACAGAGATGATCCAGACCAGCAAGACGGAGATCACAGACCTGAGGCGCACGATGCAGGGGCTGGAGATCGAGCTGCAGTCCCAGCTCAGCATG AAAACCGGGCTGGAGGGCTCACTGGCTGAGACGGAGTGCCGCTACGCCACACAACTGCAGCAGATCCAGGGGCTCATCAGCAGCCTGGAGGCCCAGCTGAGCGAGCTCCGCAATGAGATGGAGTGCCAGAACCAGGAGTACAAGACGCTGCTGGACATCAAGTCGCGGCTGGAGCAGGAGATCGCCACCTACCGCAGCCTGCTGGAGGGCCAGGACGCCAG GATGGCTGGCATTGGCGCCAGAGAAG CATCCCTGGGAGGCAGTGGCAGCGGCAAAGTTCGCCTCAATGTCGAGGAGACAGTGGACGGGAAGGTGGTTTCTTCTCGCAAGAGAGAGGTCTGA